In Doryrhamphus excisus isolate RoL2022-K1 chromosome 21, RoL_Dexc_1.0, whole genome shotgun sequence, a single genomic region encodes these proteins:
- the LOC131109027 gene encoding gastrula zinc finger protein XlCGF57.1-like: MSTVQMLTLLVNQRLTAAVEEIFVVFERTIAEYEEELCRTKEENERQRQELDAVFNQPRVVLQRTDVREEHLQNKEPRLAQIKKEEEKLEALHIKEEEEDHRISQEGEHLGGLVEFPVIGVPVKREDEDKGEEKRETEPPSGSSTRHVTTEADGGSQADNLSALRSDSYDATSHSPDTDDEDSKADQTCPTDNTLLKCSPSDQTFHYMSAHTGKKPYSCSTCNKSFRNRAVLETHIRIHTGEKPFSCSVCSAGFGRNDHLKKHMSIHTGEKPYPCSSCSKSFHDQANLERHTRMHTGEKPFTCSVCGAGFARNDHMKIHMRIHTGEKPYSCSSCNRGFHDQANLAQHMRRHTGEKPFTCSVCGIGFARNDHLKKHMTTHTGEKPFTCSVCGTGFARSDNLKQHTRIHTEEKTYSCSGCDKSFHDRANLNTHMRIHTEEKPYSCSSCNRSFERQTTLVHHMRIHTGEKPFSCSVCGTGFRENSILKRHMRIHTGEKPYSCSNCSKSFRSRTNLKTHMTIHSGEKPFSCSVCGRAFREKCVLKRHMRTHAGEKAATKAVMTNT, from the exons atgaGCACAGTTCAAATGCTGACACTGTTGGTAAATCAGCGACTAACTGCGGCCGTTGAAGAAATATTCGTAGTGTTTGAAAGaaccatagcagagtacgaggaggaactttgtcgaacaaaagaggagaacgagcgacaacgtcaagAACTGGACGCCGTTTTCAATCAGCCCCGAGTTGTTTTACAAAGAACAG ATGTCCGTGAAGAACATCTTCAGAACAAGGAGCCTCGGCTCGCCCAAattaaaaaggaggaggagaagctggAAGCCCTGCACattaaagaagaagaggaggatcaCAGAATCAgtcaggagggagagcatcttgGAGGACTGGTGGAGTTTCCGGTGATTGGTGTCCCTGTGAAGAGAGAAGATGAAGACAAAggtgaggagaagagagagaCGGAGCCTCCAAGTGGCAGCTCAACTCGGCATgtgacaacagaagctgatggaggatcacaagcagacaacctctCGGCTTTACGATCCGACAGTTACGACGcaacgtcacactctcctgacacgGACGATGAAGACTCTAAAGCTGATCAGACGTGTCCTACTGACAACACGCTCTTGAAATGCTCTCCGTCCGATCAAACCTTTCACTACATGAGCGCACACACTGGAAAGAAACCGTATTCATGTTCTACCTGCAACAAAAGCTTTCGTAACCGAGCAGTCCTTGAAACACACATTAGAATACACACTGGTGAGAAACCATTTTCCTGCTCAGTGTGCAGTGCAGGTTTTGGACGAAATGATCATTTGAAAAAACATATGAGTATCCACACCGGTGAGAAACCATATCCATGTTCGAGCTGCAGCAAAAGCTTTCATGACCAAGCAAACCTTGAAAGACACACGAGAATGCACACTGGTGAGAAACCATTTACCTGTTCCGTGTGTGGTGCAGGTTTTGCACGGAATGATCATATGAAAATacacatgagaatacacactggTGAGAAACCATATTCATGTTCGAGCTGCAACAGAGGCTTTCATGACCAAGCAAACCTTGCACAACACATGAGAAGACACACTGGTGAGAAACCATTTACCTGTTCCGTGTGTGGTATAGGCTTTGCACGAAATGACCATTTGAAaaaacacatgacaacacataCTGGTGAGAAACCATTTACCTGTTCTGTGTGTGGCACAGGTTTCGCACGGAGTGATAATTTGAAACAACACACAAGAATCCACActgaagaaaaaacatattcatgttCTGGCTGCGACAAAAGCTTTCATGACCGAGCgaacctgaacacacacatgagaatacacactgaagaaaaaccaTATTCATGTTCAAGCTGCAACAGAAGCTTTGAGCGTCAAACAACCCTTGTACATCACATGCGAATACACACCGGGGAGAAACCATTTTCCTGTTCAGTGTGCGGTACAGGTTTTCGAGAAAATAgtattttaaaaagacacatgcgaatacacactggagaaaaaccatatTCATGTTCAAACTGCAGCAAAAGCTTTCGTAGCCGGACAAACCTTAAAACACACATGACGATACACAGTGGTGAGAAACCATTTTCCTGCTCAGTGTGTGGTAGAGCTTTTcgagaaaaatgtgttttaaaaagacacatgagaacacacgcCGGAGAAAAAGCTGCGACAAAAGCTGTCATGACCAACACATGA
- the LOC131109029 gene encoding oocyte zinc finger protein XlCOF6.1-like has translation MSVAQMLRMLVNQRLTAAVEEIFVVFERTIADYEEELCRTKEELERQRQLLNAVFHPPQVVLQRADVNEEHLQHKEPEPPHIKKEEEQPEAPHIKEEEEDHRISQDGEHLGGLVEFPVIGVSVKREDEDEGEEKREAQPPSRSSTERIIDPDGDLCGGSPADNISALLSDSDEATSHSPDTDDEDFKADQTCPTDHAHLKCSPCDQTFEHMRTLAGEKPYVCSVCGKRFFEKVELTIHTRTHNSEKHFTCSVCGIGFGRNSDLIKHMRIHTGEKPYSCSSCSKSFRIRKSLVQHMRVHTGEKPYSCLSCNKSFPDRANLKRHMIIHTGEKPYSCSSCSRGFCKRTNLIQHMRIHTGEKPFSCSVCGAGFGQNSHLKQHMRRHTGEKPFSCSLCGTGFGQNSSLTKHMRIHTGEKPYSCSICSNSFSQRKPLLVHMRTHT, from the exons ATGAGTGTAGCTCAAATGTTGAGAATGTTGGTGAATCAGCGACTAACGGCGGCcgttgaagaaatatttgtagtgttcGAAAGAACGATAGCAGactacgaggaggaactttgtcgaacaaaagaggagCTCGAGCGACAACGACAATTACTGAACGCTGTTTTTCATCCGCCTCAAGTTGTGTTACAAAGAGCAG ACGTCAATGAAGAACATCTTCAGCACAAGGAGCCTGagcccccccacattaaaaaGGAAGAGGAGCAGCCAGAAGCCCcgcacattaaagaggaagaggaggatcacAGAATCAGTCAGGATGGAGAGCATCTTGGAGGACTGGTGGAGTTTCCAGTGAttggtgtctctgtgaagagGGAAGATGAAGACGAAggtgaggagaagagagaggcgCAGCCTCCAAGTCGCAGCTCAACTGAGCGCATAATAGACCCTGATGGAGACCTctgtggaggatcaccagcAGACAACATCTCGGCTTTACTATCCGATAGTGACGAGGCAACGTCGCACTCTCCTGACACGGATGACGAAGACTTTAAAGCTGATCAGACGTGTCCTACCGACCACGCACACTTGAAATGCTCTCCGTGTGATCAAACTTTTGAGCACATGAGAACACTCGCTGGAGAGAAACCATACGTCTGCTCAGTATGCGGTAAAAGATTCTTTGAGAAGGTAGAATTGACAATCCACACAAGAACACACAATAGCGAAAAGCATTTCACCTGTTCTGTATGTGGAATAGGTTTCGGACGAAATTCTGATTTGATAAAacacatgagaatacacactggagaaaaaccatatTCATGTTCAAGCTGCAGCAAAAGCTTTCGTATCCGAAAAAGCCTTGTACAACACATGCGAGtccacactggagaaaaaccatatTCATGTTTAAGCTGCAACAAAAGCTTTCCTGACCGAGCAAACCTCAAAAGACACATGataatacacactggagaaaaaccatatTCATGTTCGAGCTGCAGCAGAGGCTTTTGTAAACGAACAAACCTCATACAacacatgagaatacacactggggagaaaccattttcctgttcagtgtgtggtgCAGGTTTTGGACAAAATAGTCATTTGAAACAACACATGCGAAGACATACCGGGGAGAAACCATTTTCCTGTTCATTGTGTGGTACAGGTTTTGGACAAAATAGTAGCTTAACGAAACATatgagaatacacactggagaaaaaccatatTCCTGCTCAATCTGCTCAAATAGCTTTTCGCAACGAAAACCACTTTTAGTACACATGAGAACTCACACATGA
- the pomp gene encoding proteasome maturation protein, translating into MNSRGVQSQMKDSVAVEGLRSKGDYGVHDTLRSGFTSVKNDIIPAHPLELAEKNFELNQDKMNFSTLRNIQGLHAPLKLQMEYRAARQIQRLPFLQSSNIALDTLRGTDENIGFEDILNDPTQSEIMGEPHVMVECKLGLF; encoded by the exons ATG AATTCTCGAGGGGTCCAATCTCAAATGAAAGACAGTGTAGCTGTGGAAGGCTTGCGTTCAAAGGGGGATTATGGAGTACATGATACCCTGCGCAGTGG CTTCACCAGTGTAAAGAATGACATCATTCCTGCTCACCCACTGGAGCtggcagaaaaaaat TTTGAGCTGAACCAGGACAAGATGAATTTCTCCACCCTCAGGAACATCCAGGGTCTTCATGCCCCTCTCAAATTGCAGATGGAGTACAGAGCAGCCAGACAG ATCCAGCGCCTGCCATTCTTACAGAGCTCTAACATCGCACTGGACACACTCAGAGGAACTGATGAAAACATCGGCTTTGAGGACATCCTCAACG ATCCAACACAGAGTGAAATAATGGGTGAGCCACACGTGATGGTGGAATGCAAGCTGGGATTGTTTTAG